In Gorilla gorilla gorilla isolate KB3781 chromosome 12, NHGRI_mGorGor1-v2.1_pri, whole genome shotgun sequence, the following are encoded in one genomic region:
- the ANKRD53 gene encoding ankyrin repeat domain-containing protein 53 isoform X2: protein MRGAGGCVSSSPGPGPSSSPAMASAGSTARRAGSGSWHSERGEGRGARPQPTPSGSMQRANKVSLKATWTDAESKQPSPSEESDQTAVDQTAIGSYYQLFAAAVGNVEWLRFCLNQSLREIPTDDKGFTAIHFAAQWGKLACLQVLVEEYKFPVDLLTNNSQTPLHLVIHRDNTTVALPCIYYLLEKGADLNAQTCNGSTPLHLAARDGLLDCVKVLVQSGANVHAQDAMGYKPIDFCKIWNHRACARFLKDAMWKKDKKDFAREMTKMKMFKSQLTLMEHNYLIEYQKEHKILREAAIRKWLHGKLHPGHSLVSNTKQAWATALCKTPEQRESQRSRSFHPSVEARLQCIPQPTEMPKPIYRKPTVKRPTMWNVSNNPARPPTTQISRSQGIRLGVHPDPTPEHDFSSFLEVRPDGHGGARLHTVDGHWVAPVPRLPFEVLLRMLYPRVWPYRMKVPQGFYPISMREVPRKRHLGDNTFWTDTLAMNLRDTFDEAFLAAVRSHQGLPTLPSPQTNP from the exons ATGCGGGGCGCCGGCGGGTGTGTGAGTAGCTCGCCCGGCCCGGGTCCGAGTTCCAGCCCCGCGATGGCCTCCGCGGGCAGCACCGCTCGGCGGGCGGGCTCGGGAAGCTGGCACTCAgaaaggggagaagggagaggtgcTCGGCCGCAGCCAACTCCAAGTGGCTCCATGCAGCGGGCGAACAAAGTCTCCTTGAAGGCCACCTGGACTGACGCGGAGTCCAAGCAGCCCAG CCCCAGCGAGGAGTCTGACCAGACGGCAGTGGACCAGACGGCGATCGGGAGCTACTACCAGCTGTTTGCAGCGGCTGTGGGCAACGTGGAATGGCTGCGATTCTGTCTGAACCAGAGCCTCAGGGAAATCCCCACCGACGACAAG GGCTTCACTGCCATCCACTTCGCCGCCCAATGGGGCAAGCTTGCATGCCTGCAGGTCCTGGTAGAGGAGTACAAGTTTCCCGTGGACCTGCTGACCAACAATAGCCAGACACCCCTGCACCTCGTCATCCACAGGGATAACACCACCGTGGCCCTCCCCTGCATCTACTACCTGCTGGAGAAAGGCGCAGACCTCAATGC TCAGACATGCAACGGCTCCACGCCCCTGCACCTGGCAGCCCGTGACGGCTTGCTGGACTGTGTGAAGGTCCTGGTGCAGAGTGGCGCCAACGTCCATGCCCAAGATGCCATGGGCTACAAACCCATTGACTTCTGCAAAATATGGAACCACCGTGCCTGTGCCCG GTTCTTGAAGGACGCCATGTGGAAAAAGGACAAGAAGGACTTTGCCCGTGAGATGACGAAAATGAAGATGTTCAAGAGCCAGCTGACCCTCATGGAGCACAACTACCTGATTGAGTATCAA AAAGAGCACAAAATTCTCAGAGAAGCTGCTATCAGAAAGTGGCTCCACGGCAAGCTGCACCCAGGCCACTCTCTGGTCTCTAATACCAAGCAAGCCTGGGCCACCGCCCTCTGCAAGACCCCAGAGCAACGGGAATCGCAGCGTTCCAGGAGCTTCCACCCCTCTGTGGAGGCGCGCCTGCAATGCATTCCACAGCCCACGGAGATGCCCAAGCCCATCTACAGGAAGCCCACGGTCAAGCGGCCCACGATGTGGAATGTTAGCAACAACCCCGCCAGACCCCCCACCACTCAGATCAGCCGCTCGCAGGGCATCCGCCTGGGCGTGCATCCAGACCCCACTCCGGAGCACGACTTCAGCAGCTTCCTGGAGGTGAGGCCTGATGGGCACGGCGGTGCGCGGCTGCACACAGTGGACGGCCACTGGGTGGCGCCCGTGCCGCGGCTGCCTTTTGAGGTGCTGCTCCGCATGCTGTACCCACGTGTATGGCCATACAGAATGAAGGTGCCCCAGGGCTTTTACCCCATCAGCATGAGGGAAGTGCCCAGGAAGCGGCACCTGGGTGACAACACCTTCTGGACCGACACTCTGGCCATGAACCTGCGTGACACATTCGATGAAGCCTTCCTGGCAGCTGTGCGATCTCATCAAGGActccccaccctgccctcccCACAAACCAACCCATAA
- the ANKRD53 gene encoding ankyrin repeat domain-containing protein 53 isoform X3 codes for MRGAGGCVSSSPGPGPSSSPAMASAGSTARRAGSGSWHSERGEGRGARPQPTPSGSMQRANKVSLKATWTDAESKQPSQPLPDLADHLSAQATALATPRRPASLTPPRADPSPSEESDQTAVDQTAIGSYYQLFAAAVGNVEWLRFCLNQSLREIPTDDKGFTAIHFAAQWGKLACLQVLVEEYKFPVDLLTNNSQTPLHLVIHRDNTTVALPCIYYLLEKGADLNAFLKDAMWKKDKKDFAREMTKMKMFKSQLTLMEHNYLIEYQKEHKILREAAIRKWLHGKLHPGHSLVSNTKQAWATALCKTPEQRESQRSRSFHPSVEARLQCIPQPTEMPKPIYRKPTVKRPTMWNVSNNPARPPTTQISRSQGIRLGVHPDPTPEHDFSSFLEVRPDGHGGARLHTVDGHWVAPVPRLPFEVLLRMLYPRVWPYRMKVPQGFYPISMREVPRKRHLGDNTFWTDTLAMNLRDTFDEAFLAAVRSHQGLPTLPSPQTNP; via the exons ATGCGGGGCGCCGGCGGGTGTGTGAGTAGCTCGCCCGGCCCGGGTCCGAGTTCCAGCCCCGCGATGGCCTCCGCGGGCAGCACCGCTCGGCGGGCGGGCTCGGGAAGCTGGCACTCAgaaaggggagaagggagaggtgcTCGGCCGCAGCCAACTCCAAGTGGCTCCATGCAGCGGGCGAACAAAGTCTCCTTGAAGGCCACCTGGACTGACGCGGAGTCCAAGCAGCCCAG CCAGCCCCTGCCCGACCTCGCAGACCACCTCAGTGCGCAGGCGACTGCCCTCGCCACGCCGCGCCGCCCTGCCTCGCTCACCCCGCCCCGCGCTGACCCCAGCCCCAGCGAGGAGTCTGACCAGACGGCAGTGGACCAGACGGCGATCGGGAGCTACTACCAGCTGTTTGCAGCGGCTGTGGGCAACGTGGAATGGCTGCGATTCTGTCTGAACCAGAGCCTCAGGGAAATCCCCACCGACGACAAG GGCTTCACTGCCATCCACTTCGCCGCCCAATGGGGCAAGCTTGCATGCCTGCAGGTCCTGGTAGAGGAGTACAAGTTTCCCGTGGACCTGCTGACCAACAATAGCCAGACACCCCTGCACCTCGTCATCCACAGGGATAACACCACCGTGGCCCTCCCCTGCATCTACTACCTGCTGGAGAAAGGCGCAGACCTCAATGC GTTCTTGAAGGACGCCATGTGGAAAAAGGACAAGAAGGACTTTGCCCGTGAGATGACGAAAATGAAGATGTTCAAGAGCCAGCTGACCCTCATGGAGCACAACTACCTGATTGAGTATCAA AAAGAGCACAAAATTCTCAGAGAAGCTGCTATCAGAAAGTGGCTCCACGGCAAGCTGCACCCAGGCCACTCTCTGGTCTCTAATACCAAGCAAGCCTGGGCCACCGCCCTCTGCAAGACCCCAGAGCAACGGGAATCGCAGCGTTCCAGGAGCTTCCACCCCTCTGTGGAGGCGCGCCTGCAATGCATTCCACAGCCCACGGAGATGCCCAAGCCCATCTACAGGAAGCCCACGGTCAAGCGGCCCACGATGTGGAATGTTAGCAACAACCCCGCCAGACCCCCCACCACTCAGATCAGCCGCTCGCAGGGCATCCGCCTGGGCGTGCATCCAGACCCCACTCCGGAGCACGACTTCAGCAGCTTCCTGGAGGTGAGGCCTGATGGGCACGGCGGTGCGCGGCTGCACACAGTGGACGGCCACTGGGTGGCGCCCGTGCCGCGGCTGCCTTTTGAGGTGCTGCTCCGCATGCTGTACCCACGTGTATGGCCATACAGAATGAAGGTGCCCCAGGGCTTTTACCCCATCAGCATGAGGGAAGTGCCCAGGAAGCGGCACCTGGGTGACAACACCTTCTGGACCGACACTCTGGCCATGAACCTGCGTGACACATTCGATGAAGCCTTCCTGGCAGCTGTGCGATCTCATCAAGGActccccaccctgccctcccCACAAACCAACCCATAA
- the TEX261 gene encoding protein TEX261 isoform X2 yields the protein MWFMYLLSWLSLFIQVAFITLAVAAGLYYLAELIEEYTVATSRIIKYMIWFSTAVLIGLYVFERFPTSMIGVGLFTNLVYFGLLQTFPFIMLTSPNFILSCGLVVVNHYLAFQFFAEEYYPFSEVLAYFTFCLWIIPFAFFVSLSAGENVLPSTMQPGDDVVSNYFTKGKRGKRLGILVVFSFIKEAILPSRQKIY from the exons ATGTGGTTCATGTACCTGCTGAGCTGGCTGTCGCTATTCATCCAGGTGGCCTTCATCACGCTGGCCGTCG CGGCTGGACTCTATTACCTGGCAGAACTGATAGAAGAATACACAGTGGCCACCAGCAGGATCATAAAATACATGATCTGG TTCTCCACCGCTGTACTGATCGGCCTCTACGTCTTTGAGCGCTTCCCCACCAGCATGATTGGAGTGGGCCTATTCACCAACCTCGTCTACTTTGGCCTCCTCCAGACCTTCCCCTTCATCATGCTGACCTCGCCTAACTTCATCCTGTCGTGTG GACTAGTGGTGGTGAATCATTACCTAGCATTTCAGTTTTTTGCAGAAGAATATTATCCCTTCTCAGAG gtcctggcctatttcactttcTGCCTGTGGATAATTCCGTTTGCGTTTTTTGTGTCACTTTCGGCCGGGGAGAACGTCCTGCCCTCTACCATGCAGCCAGGAG ATGATGTCGTCTCCAATTATTTCACCAAAGGCAAGCGGGGCAAACGCTTAGGGATCCTGGTTGTCTTCTCCTTCATCAAAGAGGCCATTCTACCCAGTCGTCAGAAGATATACTGA
- the TEX261 gene encoding protein TEX261 isoform X1, with the protein MWFMYLLSWLSLFIQVAFITLAVGETARPRPARAPAPASVLAAGLYYLAELIEEYTVATSRIIKYMIWFSTAVLIGLYVFERFPTSMIGVGLFTNLVYFGLLQTFPFIMLTSPNFILSCGLVVVNHYLAFQFFAEEYYPFSEVLAYFTFCLWIIPFAFFVSLSAGENVLPSTMQPGDDVVSNYFTKGKRGKRLGILVVFSFIKEAILPSRQKIY; encoded by the exons ATGTGGTTCATGTACCTGCTGAGCTGGCTGTCGCTATTCATCCAGGTGGCCTTCATCACGCTGGCCGTCGGTGAGACTGCACGACCCCGGCCCGCGCGGGCTCCCGCCCCGGCATCGGTGCTCG CGGCTGGACTCTATTACCTGGCAGAACTGATAGAAGAATACACAGTGGCCACCAGCAGGATCATAAAATACATGATCTGG TTCTCCACCGCTGTACTGATCGGCCTCTACGTCTTTGAGCGCTTCCCCACCAGCATGATTGGAGTGGGCCTATTCACCAACCTCGTCTACTTTGGCCTCCTCCAGACCTTCCCCTTCATCATGCTGACCTCGCCTAACTTCATCCTGTCGTGTG GACTAGTGGTGGTGAATCATTACCTAGCATTTCAGTTTTTTGCAGAAGAATATTATCCCTTCTCAGAG gtcctggcctatttcactttcTGCCTGTGGATAATTCCGTTTGCGTTTTTTGTGTCACTTTCGGCCGGGGAGAACGTCCTGCCCTCTACCATGCAGCCAGGAG ATGATGTCGTCTCCAATTATTTCACCAAAGGCAAGCGGGGCAAACGCTTAGGGATCCTGGTTGTCTTCTCCTTCATCAAAGAGGCCATTCTACCCAGTCGTCAGAAGATATACTGA
- the ANKRD53 gene encoding ankyrin repeat domain-containing protein 53 isoform X1, translating into MRGAGGCVSSSPGPGPSSSPAMASAGSTARRAGSGSWHSERGEGRGARPQPTPSGSMQRANKVSLKATWTDAESKQPSQPLPDLADHLSAQATALATPRRPASLTPPRADPSPSEESDQTAVDQTAIGSYYQLFAAAVGNVEWLRFCLNQSLREIPTDDKGFTAIHFAAQWGKLACLQVLVEEYKFPVDLLTNNSQTPLHLVIHRDNTTVALPCIYYLLEKGADLNAQTCNGSTPLHLAARDGLLDCVKVLVQSGANVHAQDAMGYKPIDFCKIWNHRACARFLKDAMWKKDKKDFAREMTKMKMFKSQLTLMEHNYLIEYQKEHKILREAAIRKWLHGKLHPGHSLVSNTKQAWATALCKTPEQRESQRSRSFHPSVEARLQCIPQPTEMPKPIYRKPTVKRPTMWNVSNNPARPPTTQISRSQGIRLGVHPDPTPEHDFSSFLEVRPDGHGGARLHTVDGHWVAPVPRLPFEVLLRMLYPRVWPYRMKVPQGFYPISMREVPRKRHLGDNTFWTDTLAMNLRDTFDEAFLAAVRSHQGLPTLPSPQTNP; encoded by the exons ATGCGGGGCGCCGGCGGGTGTGTGAGTAGCTCGCCCGGCCCGGGTCCGAGTTCCAGCCCCGCGATGGCCTCCGCGGGCAGCACCGCTCGGCGGGCGGGCTCGGGAAGCTGGCACTCAgaaaggggagaagggagaggtgcTCGGCCGCAGCCAACTCCAAGTGGCTCCATGCAGCGGGCGAACAAAGTCTCCTTGAAGGCCACCTGGACTGACGCGGAGTCCAAGCAGCCCAG CCAGCCCCTGCCCGACCTCGCAGACCACCTCAGTGCGCAGGCGACTGCCCTCGCCACGCCGCGCCGCCCTGCCTCGCTCACCCCGCCCCGCGCTGACCCCAGCCCCAGCGAGGAGTCTGACCAGACGGCAGTGGACCAGACGGCGATCGGGAGCTACTACCAGCTGTTTGCAGCGGCTGTGGGCAACGTGGAATGGCTGCGATTCTGTCTGAACCAGAGCCTCAGGGAAATCCCCACCGACGACAAG GGCTTCACTGCCATCCACTTCGCCGCCCAATGGGGCAAGCTTGCATGCCTGCAGGTCCTGGTAGAGGAGTACAAGTTTCCCGTGGACCTGCTGACCAACAATAGCCAGACACCCCTGCACCTCGTCATCCACAGGGATAACACCACCGTGGCCCTCCCCTGCATCTACTACCTGCTGGAGAAAGGCGCAGACCTCAATGC TCAGACATGCAACGGCTCCACGCCCCTGCACCTGGCAGCCCGTGACGGCTTGCTGGACTGTGTGAAGGTCCTGGTGCAGAGTGGCGCCAACGTCCATGCCCAAGATGCCATGGGCTACAAACCCATTGACTTCTGCAAAATATGGAACCACCGTGCCTGTGCCCG GTTCTTGAAGGACGCCATGTGGAAAAAGGACAAGAAGGACTTTGCCCGTGAGATGACGAAAATGAAGATGTTCAAGAGCCAGCTGACCCTCATGGAGCACAACTACCTGATTGAGTATCAA AAAGAGCACAAAATTCTCAGAGAAGCTGCTATCAGAAAGTGGCTCCACGGCAAGCTGCACCCAGGCCACTCTCTGGTCTCTAATACCAAGCAAGCCTGGGCCACCGCCCTCTGCAAGACCCCAGAGCAACGGGAATCGCAGCGTTCCAGGAGCTTCCACCCCTCTGTGGAGGCGCGCCTGCAATGCATTCCACAGCCCACGGAGATGCCCAAGCCCATCTACAGGAAGCCCACGGTCAAGCGGCCCACGATGTGGAATGTTAGCAACAACCCCGCCAGACCCCCCACCACTCAGATCAGCCGCTCGCAGGGCATCCGCCTGGGCGTGCATCCAGACCCCACTCCGGAGCACGACTTCAGCAGCTTCCTGGAGGTGAGGCCTGATGGGCACGGCGGTGCGCGGCTGCACACAGTGGACGGCCACTGGGTGGCGCCCGTGCCGCGGCTGCCTTTTGAGGTGCTGCTCCGCATGCTGTACCCACGTGTATGGCCATACAGAATGAAGGTGCCCCAGGGCTTTTACCCCATCAGCATGAGGGAAGTGCCCAGGAAGCGGCACCTGGGTGACAACACCTTCTGGACCGACACTCTGGCCATGAACCTGCGTGACACATTCGATGAAGCCTTCCTGGCAGCTGTGCGATCTCATCAAGGActccccaccctgccctcccCACAAACCAACCCATAA